The Gossypium raimondii isolate GPD5lz chromosome 2, ASM2569854v1, whole genome shotgun sequence genome segment AATATATTATGGGAATGGCCCATGTTGTTCATGATATGAttatattaagattttaaagtatttgattGTATTGTAATAATTGGAATTTATGCAATTAAAATTTCGATTTAAGTTTTGGTACTTGTTTAAAAATGGTGTGTTTTCTTAAATAGAAGTATTTAGTTCCCAAAACGTaggaaaaattaaacaaataagtaGACTTTTTCTCCACCATTGTTTATATCATATATAGAGCTTCATTAATATCcgtcaaattttcttttttggtacaAAGGAGGCTGCAGCTCCAGCATGGGAAGAGTTTATAAATACCAGGATTTAAACTCCACACATGCTGGAGTCAAGTGAAATTCGACAGTACTTGAGTTTATAGACATATATCAAAGACCTCCAATGTTAACAACATCAAATGCATGCAGGGTTTTTCACAGGGACATTTAATCTGCCAAGGCCCTCATCATACATATTTCTCACACCAGATgctacaataaaatatatacgtaAATACTAAGTTTTATGAGAAAGACAAAAtaaaccacaaaaaaaaaaaagagcaattATACTAAACAAATGTAAGACTCTGTGTTTTAAAGCACATCAAAGATACTTGAACAGTTTCCCTGCACAAAATGTTGCCTGGCTGTAAAATCCTTGTTTTAACTGCACAATATCATGCAAAACCTAACAGAGCCAACCTCACATTTACAGTATTTTGATGACCATTCGGCCCTTAAACCAACAACAGAagctaaaatgaaaagaaaaaaaaaaaaacccagcaACACTTGCTTTTCCTTGTAGAAATGCTCCAAGCCTTTTTCAGTTATAAAGATGTAAAGGATCATTACACAATATGAACATATGAGATCATTAAACAATGTAAGGATCATTGTACAATGTACATCATTTCATTAGTTGATATTTGCTGTTCATAAGAGGAGAATTTTACAAAAGGATTTTGATAGTGCAAGAAGAAGCATGGCATTCATAGGCATAAACCATCATTTTGAGCTGTAATGTCAAGTCTGTTGTCATGGTTACAGCAAACACCATGGAGTTCCTTCATAACTGCACTTACGCGAAGATTGCTTCATCTATCTAGTATTGTTGTAACTGTAAACAAAGAATGTTGCATATACGATGGCAGGCCTCGTGTCATCAACTCTGCATCTTCTTTCCTCTCTCTCGCCATCTCTTTCTCATTAGTGTCCCTTGCACACATGAAAATAGAAATTGACCATCAAAcacattatatataataaaaattttaaaaaatatattaaaaccatatttatatttattaataatatataaaataaatttattttaatgttaaatgataaaaaaaaaatgttttacaGCATATCAAAGATGATCACCTGATTAGTTTCGCTGCATAAAAATGTTGGCGTTGGCCTTAAGATCCTTGTCTTTAACTGCCAAAGCCATCAGCAGGTATACTACTATAATCCTGCAAGCcgccatttttattcaaaaaccaactttttcaacccaaaaaaagtaataaaatgaagGAACTTATATATGCAATATAAACCTTCTTCTCCTTCTCAACTTCATAGGGAGATCGGGCTGTCCAGCTCTAACCATAGGCTGAAAATACCAAACAATAggaaaaaatatgttaatattattcAAAGGTATATAAGTACATTACAAGCTGGTCAgattaatttggattaaaaatgTATGTCTTTGCAAATTCATTTTGTCTGAACTCTTGCACTGATCTGATTCATCACTCTTTTGCTGCTGAGCTACATTAGCTTTCATAGGAAGATTACTaacaaattcattttttctGGACTCACAGTCACTCGACATCTCAATAAGTAACTCAAGAGAGACATTAGTTGCAGAGGCTACAACTCGAACAGATTCATATTCAATTAGAAGTCCAACAAGAACAATACTAACCTGTTCTTGATCAGAAATGCCAGTTCCAGCTGCAGCCAGAACATCACACGTGTTTGATCTTGAACAAATATTCTTTGATAGACAGCTGCCCCTTCTTTTGAGAATACAGCATGTGTCTCAGACTTGAAAGTTTAATACTGGAATGAGTTGCAAACTTTCTTTCGATGGTCATAACTACATCATAACTAGTTTTGGCATTTattaagtacagtaaaatccaTCACATATAGTAGAAAGTAACCAGGAGGCCAGAAGCTTATCTTGCTGTTTATATGGAAAAAAATCTGGATTGTCAACCAGATTCCCATCTGCATCAGTCACAAATTGAGAAATATGACGAGGATTATAACACATATTGCTGCCTAATTTGATGTTTCCACAAGAGAAAATTATTCTCAGTGAGCTTAACCGTGTCATGTTTGGGAAATTGCTGAATTCTTTTGACCAATCGACATGAACTTGCCACTGGATCTGAATTAGGAGTGTGAAGTTGATCACCTGCATTAGAGGAAGAATGTCCACCATGACCAGAATCTACTTCTGGAACCATTAAAACTGATCTTTGAAAGATTGAACCAAGAAAGATGATCACCaccaagaaacaaagaaaacctCTCTACTCAGCCAAAAAAAGAGCTGGCACTGGTACCATGTTTACATCTACCACAAAGAAAACTCAACTAAAAAAAACAGGATCTACTTCCTTTATTGATTAGAACTCTAATAATCCCAAAAGGACCGAGCTCACTTATTTATACAAGAGTTTGGATAATGCATCAGCCAAGAATTTAGTCTAACAACTTGATCCTAACCAATTTCCAGCTGATGCATTATCAGAACGTAAACAGTTTACATTGACAACAACTTAACTGAATTCTTCCTAACTAACTTCTTTAACTAATAGTCGAGCCAATCCTTCAGTTCTCTAAGGATGCAAACTTTTCTACTGTATCtggttttgtttttcatttcagGATGCATTGTTGGTTTTGTACTTTATTTGGTTAGCTGAATACTCATCAAAATATTAGACTGATATTTTAATTGTTGTCAGCTTAGGTagttttcatgattttgttaacAACATCAAATGCATGCAGGGTTTTTTCGCAGTGGCATTAATCAGCCTAGGCCCTcatcatacatatttataacACCAAATACTACAATAAAATACGTACATAGATATTAAGTTTTATGAGAAAGAAAGACAAAATAAACCAGAAAAAAATGAGCAATTTATATACTAAACAAATGtaaaacaatgtttttaaagCACATCAAAGATGCTCACTTGAATCAGTTTTCCTAAACAAAATGTTGGCTTTGGCAACAAAATCCATGAAAAGTACTACCTAAGCCGACAGCAATTATAATACCGGTCTAATTTTTTGATGAGTATTCAACGAACCACATGAAGTACAAAACCAACAATACATcctgaaatgaaaaataaaaccagACGCCGTAGAAAAGTTTGCATCCTTAGTGAACTTAGAGTTGGGTAATTCAGTCGCCTTTCTCCGAGGAGTGGTGCATTAATCACCTGGGTTCCATCCCAATACAGTAACCGGTCCCTGCATGCAACCACTGCCATTTACATTCTAATTTCGGAATATTATTCTATATTTcaaagcaaatatatatatatatacttacacaTGAAGTACATAACTTCTTTCCATTACACGATGGAGAGGCCTATCACCATCAAACGTAAACTGGAAACAGCAAgacaaataaataagtaaatctTATTAAAGGACAGCATAATCAGAAACAAAATCATcggaaaaacaaaaagagagacATAGAAAAGAAGCTACAAATTGCTCGCCAATGTGCCTGTTGCATCCATTGCAACGGACATTCACCGCTGGAAAATTAAAGAGGAACCTACGAGTCGATATAGGATCGCTCTTCACATTGACACTACAAATATCAAGCAACCGCAATGATTAATCTATAATATTTATTCTACTCTGTTACAcaatgtaatgtaatgtaatgtaatgtaatgtaatgtaatgtaatgAGACAAGTATCTTACGCATTGTGGCAGAGAAATCTATTCACCACCCCTTCTATCTGAAAAGTTTGTTTAAAGTAAGATGACAACttataatgataatatatataatgtacgTATAGGTCTATATATCTACTCATACAATGATTCTCACATgaacattttgaaactttataAGGTTTTCAAGATAAAAAGCTTTTAAGTCCCAATCATTCTTTGCTTGAACAACACAAGAATCAAGAACAAGCAATCCTATGAATAACAAAACCAAGAACTGAAGTTCCAGTAGTAAAAGAAAAACCTTTATATATTCataagagagaaagagagagagttATTACAGTAATGATGACGTTGTCCAAGGTGAGGAGGTGGTTTCTGCAAGTGCGGCATAAGAAGAAACGATTACGAGTATTCAATCGATATCTGACGGGGTTTGTGGCCATTGGAATCCAAGAAACAAGTACTTTCAGAAATGATTTGAGCCGTGTCCAAGAAACACCCATCGTTTTATTATAACGTCCGGATTTCAGAGGGAGAAGAAAGCAGCAAAAGGGTTCTTGGATGTGAGTTTGGAGAAATGGGAATGGTTTCAGCTCACGGATTTTATATAAACAACAAGAAAGCAGATAGATTGCTTCTTTTCCAGTTGTAACTGTCAAGATTGGGATATCTCGGGAAAACCAGCTAAAATTCTAAACTACAATGGTATGggataatattaaaatttattagttgcttatgtaattatataattgtaatgACTAGAAGAAGTGGAGAAATGACAAAATCAAACTTTGTACCACAAACAGCTGAATTATAATATAAACGAGGGATTACAAGcctagaatatataaactatgtACTACAATATATATGGTATGGGATAATATATGGTCATGCAAGCTTAAGTAGCTCTACAGCATTATGGCTTAAAATGTAGTTGATAGTCTTTTTCTCCACCATTGTGTATATCACAATATTGTCATTCACATTCAGCTTCATTAATATACATCCAACATTCCTTTTTAATACAAAGAAGGCTGCAGCTCTAGTATGGGTAGAGGTTATAAATACCGGGATTCGAACTCAAGACATGCTGGATGTCGACTCTTAATTTCAGAGTGATTGCATGGATCAATTGGATTAAGCCCGAGTTACCGATAGAAGGCGAAAAAGGGTCACACAACAAATATCCCATATATATTCATACAACAGAAAGCTATTACACATATAATACACCCCCTAATGTGAATGTTTAACTCATATTCAGTGCGTTAGATAACAGAGAAATACTAGTGGGAAATTGCGAGTAGAGCTTGTGATTGCTTCTCATAGCGGAAACCATTTCTCTTAGAATCATCTGCAGACCAAACAAATATCCCATGGAGTTTGTTCTCACTCTTCAGCCTACTGCAGGCAgtaaagaagccatttttcGGTGTCAAGCCACCGCTGCCGTCGCTTATAAAGCTGGCTAAAACCTTACCACCATTATAGTTAGAGCTTTGGGTGTTGAAGTAATTGATGAACTGAGAGACTGTTGTTCCTTGATCGTAGGCATAAAACTGGAAGTTGACATAGTCTATGAGGTCACCATAGCTTTGCCACAAGGCCTTGTAATGACTTTGAACATCATCATCGTCAAATGGAGCTATGGAAGCGAAAGAGATCACTCCATTATTCTTGAGGGTTTTTACAAGTTTCCCAATGCACTCAGCGAAAGTGTCAGGATTAGCTGTTGAAAttggccaaccatgctgctgTTTGAAGTGCATGCAGCTTGATGACATGCTGCAGCACGTATACTTGCTGTAACAGCAAggttttctctttagtttctttgttaagctacttagttgaaaatgaactaaGTTGGTATTGTTCTGATGTTTTTAGGTGCTGATTGACATAATCAGCTTGTGTGCAAGTTAAGTTTTACTTGTTTCAAAGTAAAACTAGTGGTAGTAGGTagtatttggtgatgtatttgactatatatatgttgtttttctagttgaatgaATGAGCTGAATGAGCTATCAGCTTTAGCTCCCTTGCTGCACGTTTGTGAGCaagtaaattgtttttgtttcttcctcCTTTGTTCTCTGTctcgttttttttctttttgctgctgCCAATGTTCCAACATTAGCATTGAAGTGCTCATAGTCAATATCAATCCCATCCAAGTGGTACTCTTGGATGATATCTGTGACTGAAGAAACTGCGTTAGAAACCCAAGAATCTACAGAGGAAGGGTCGAAGTAAGCATAGCTATCTCCCACACTGTCCCCTCCTAAGCTCAAAGCTACTTTAACATTTGAAtgggtgctcttgatggaagaAACTTGGGAAGGACTGAGGTTATCAGAGTCCCAAAAGACATTGAACTTCCCATTTGTTGGAGAAGGAGAACCTGAGGTGCTGTCATAGTCTATGGCAAATGAAAGAATGAAGTGGAATTCAACGTTTGAATCAATGGGAACATCAGTGAATTTAACGTTGTTGAATTCAGCTCCTATGTATTCTCGGAAAAGGTCCGAGTTCTCGGGAGCTGCTTGGATAGACATATGGCAAGGGAAAAAAACCTGGAAAACGAAAAGGGCAATGAGAAGCTTAGAAGAGTCCATTGCTGCTGTGATGTAGGCTTGGAGTTGAAGGATTACTCTCGTAAAAAGGTTAATATATAGGCGTTTGACTGCAGAATACAAAGGTTTGAAGGCATAGGgagattaaaaataaagaaatgctTTGTTTGCTTATGAATCTGGGATATTTAATCACAACAAATAGGCTACTATTTTGGTCCTGGAGATGTATCACAAAATACCAGTAATATAAATGAAGCTGGTATCTTCTTGCAGGGTACGATAATGATATTATTTTCTCTTGCTGCAGGGGtatgatagttaattaaaacaaGAACAGTGACTTGCCTTACAAGGCATGTGAGAGAAATCtgcaaattttgacatttgaatatatgttttatgtaatatttcaaCAGTTTGTTGCTCTTAGATACCCATAAGAAAAGTTTTCTGTAGATACATTAAGAAGATATTATTG includes the following:
- the LOC105788852 gene encoding chitinase 2 produces the protein MDSSKLLIALFVFQVFFPCHMSIQAAPENSDLFREYIGAEFNNVKFTDVPIDSNVEFHFILSFAIDYDSTSGSPSPTNGKFNVFWDSDNLSPSQVSSIKSTHSNVKVALSLGGDSVGDSYAYFDPSSVDSWVSNAVSSVTDIIQEYHLDGIDIDYEHFKANPDTFAECIGKLVKTLKNNGVISFASIAPFDDDDVQSHYKALWQSYGDLIDYVNFQFYAYDQGTTVSQFINYFNTQSSNYNGGKVLASFISDGSGGLTPKNGFFTACSRLKSENKLHGIFVWSADDSKRNGFRYEKQSQALLAISH